The genome window TATTATGCCAAGCCGCAATCCATTCAGGGCGAAAAATTAAATACTGCTCATATAAATCAGCCACCTGACACGCTAACTGATAACGTTTTAAATTTTGCTGTTCGCTAATGTCGGCGGCATGATTAAATTCACCAGCCGTACTTTGCCAATAACGATTAACCGCAGTAAATGCTTGATTATCGACCAAACTAGTATCCGCTAACAACTGATAAATTCGCCAACACAATGCTTCCCTAGAAAATGGTGTCTGTTCAAGTTCTCCCCCACCATTTACTAAGTTTCTCAATAACTTCCATAAGTATTGCGCTGGTAACGCGTAATCAATATTTAATGAAATGCCTCTTTTATTTGCCAGTGACATATTAAGCCAATGCTGCATGCCAGCGTTTTGAACAATAAAAACGTCTTGAGAGAAAACACCGAGAGGAGAAACTTGTTGAATTTTTTCAACAATCGCTAACAGATTTTCCATTTTGTTAGCCGGATATAAATAGATCACGTAATTACAGCAAGTTAAGGTTGCGATAGGCAAATTTAATCATATTGCACTACAGATCACTAGCGAAGATTAGTTTTAATGTCGTATTTAACTTATTTATTTAACCTCAATTTTGGATAAAAATGAGGTTAAATCCGATTAAAACAAATTGCTTATGCCAAACTGAGGTTATTTGATAAAGTCCAGATGGATCTGATAAAAATCACCAAGAATTGGCAACACATTCTTTTGACCAAGGCAGGCATAATAGACACTGACAAACCATGCGACTAATACCAAGACTGACAATAACCAACCAATGAGTGGAATAAACGCCAACACAGCAGCTGTTAACGTTAAACCCAACGACTGACGAAGATGGAAACGACTGAGCGCAGATTTTTGCCGTCCATACATGACTGCCGCAATTAACCAGCCAACAATGGTGAAATAGGCAAGTACACTGACAAACCTTACTGAGTCTTGTTGCATACTACTATCAGAATGATAATGCATCCGCGTTTCCTCCAATTCACTACTTACTTTAAATTTAGCCAGCAAATAAAAACGGATCAAATAGAAAATGTTAGTCTAGTGTTAACAACTATCATGGATATTGTTTAAGTCGCTATTTTTACTGCGATTAAAATCTAAAGACTATTTCGTTATAAAGAAACTTGACATTGATAGTTAAAACAATCAGTTAAAGACGATTAATTGATTGTAACTGCCTTAACTGCTGCTTCATTGCCTTGATTAGCTCAACTTGCTGACCTTTTTTCGGTTGCTGATAATGCAAACTATAAAAGTTCTGTAGCAATCGATAATAATGTTGGGCAAGTAACGGCTGTTGCTGATTTAAATCGGCGATAAATTGGTGATCGGGCACCTGATTCTCATGAACAATTCCCAGCTTTTCCAGATGCTGATGAGCTTTTTTATAATAACTTAGCCACACCACCTTATTATCGCGTCGTCGTTGACGATATTGTTGTAATAACCAGATGCTACTAAACGCTATTATTAACGTAATAGCGATAATCCCCGCAGTTTTTAGTTGAAATTTAGTCCCTAACCAATGTGTTAAAAAGTTATGTTGATCTTGCTGAGAATAATTAACCACTAGTTTGGTCCAGTGGTAATCAATCGCCTCTAACTGCATTTTTAATTGATTTATCCAGGCAGCACCTAACCAGCGATTAACATTAAACCCAGGGGATAATTGCTGCTGCTCTGACAATAATTGCTGAGAAAAGCCTCGTTCCACCCGACTCGGATCAACCGCAGCTGTCGGATCAACTTTAACCCAGCCCTGACCTGCTAACCACACTTCACTCCAGGCATGAGCATCACGTTGATAAACACTGTAATAATTTCCCTGTCGATTATACTCTCCGCCTAAATACCCAAGTACCAAACGTGCCGGAATACCAGCTGCCCGCATTAAATAAGTAAAACTGCTGGCATAATGTTCACAAAAACCAGCTTGGGTAGTAAAGAAAAACTCATCGAGGCTGTTATTCGTCAACGCCGGTGGCGTTAACGTATAGCGATAATTTTGCTGACGAAACCGAGTCAGCACCGTCTCAATGATAGTAGAACGATCATCGCCAAACTGAACCGCCAGCTGTTGACCATATTGGCTCAGTTGCGGATTATCAATAGCATCTATCTGTCGATAACGATTAAGCCCATCCACTTCAATGGTTAATGCTTGGTCCTGATAACTAGTCACTTGGTATACCAGTGATTGATTGACTTTTTGCCGACTAAATAATGAGTAATCCGTTAGTTGCAAAATTTCGCCATTGCTCGTTCCTGCGATAGCGACATCTAACGCAAATAACCAATGCTGATAACTGGGTTCAGCAATCACCTGATATGATATTTTGCGCTTACCTAAGGCAAGTCTTGCTAATGTTTGCTGGTTAAAAACTTTTCGCTTATTAAAAGATGAATGTCGCTTACTCCATTGACGACCATCAAAGTCCGTTAACACTAATGCGCGCCAATACATCTGCTGATATTTTGGCACTTGTTGATAAAACTCAACTCGAAATGCTAGTTCATTGGACAAGGCTAACTGCGCTATATCCCCTACTTTGACCGTATCGCTAAGGCCAGTTGTTGCACTTTTAGCGCTGGGCATTTGCCAAAATGGCGGGATTTTTGGAAAGGCAATAAACAGCACTAGAGTTAACGGCAAACTTTGCACTAACAACTTACTCGAAATTTTAACTTGAAAATGCCAGCCTTGCTGTTGAGAAAAATAGCGTGTTAAATAGCTAAAATTTATCAAGACAATAACAGCAACCGCTAAGGCAAAATATATAGACTGCTGGAAGATAAAACTGGCACTCAGCAGTAATAAACCTAAAATCACTAATAGATAAAAATCACGTTGTTGATTGAGTTCAAAAGGTTTTAATAAATAAGCAAAGCATAATAAGTGCAGCATACCGAGTAATAAGCCGAGCTCCCGCCCAGTTATCGCTAACAGCAAACACCCACTAAGCGCAATAAATATCCTTCCTATCCGTGATGGGCGCTTCACCAGCTTGGCATAAACAGCCAGATGAAACAGTAAACATAAAGCGGACAATGCGATAAACCAAATTGCTAACTGTGAAGCTAATGGCAATAAATTCAACACTAAAAGCCCTAACAAAGCGAGTTGCATCGATCTTGGTAATAACAGCTCGTATTTACTTTGTCTTCCTTGTGCTGTACGACTAATCTGCATAATGTTGTTGACCATAAGTTGCCAGTTTTTTCAGGCATTGCTGCAAATGTGCCTGACCATGACCTGGCTCAATAACTTCGCTATTAAGTTCTAGGCCATAATCTAAATTCGCCCCATCATATTCCAAAATAAGAAAACATA of Thalassotalea insulae contains these proteins:
- a CDS encoding DUF3488 and transglutaminase-like domain-containing protein, with protein sequence MQISRTAQGRQSKYELLLPRSMQLALLGLLVLNLLPLASQLAIWFIALSALCLLFHLAVYAKLVKRPSRIGRIFIALSGCLLLAITGRELGLLLGMLHLLCFAYLLKPFELNQQRDFYLLVILGLLLLSASFIFQQSIYFALAVAVIVLINFSYLTRYFSQQQGWHFQVKISSKLLVQSLPLTLVLFIAFPKIPPFWQMPSAKSATTGLSDTVKVGDIAQLALSNELAFRVEFYQQVPKYQQMYWRALVLTDFDGRQWSKRHSSFNKRKVFNQQTLARLALGKRKISYQVIAEPSYQHWLFALDVAIAGTSNGEILQLTDYSLFSRQKVNQSLVYQVTSYQDQALTIEVDGLNRYRQIDAIDNPQLSQYGQQLAVQFGDDRSTIIETVLTRFRQQNYRYTLTPPALTNNSLDEFFFTTQAGFCEHYASSFTYLMRAAGIPARLVLGYLGGEYNRQGNYYSVYQRDAHAWSEVWLAGQGWVKVDPTAAVDPSRVERGFSQQLLSEQQQLSPGFNVNRWLGAAWINQLKMQLEAIDYHWTKLVVNYSQQDQHNFLTHWLGTKFQLKTAGIIAITLIIAFSSIWLLQQYRQRRRDNKVVWLSYYKKAHQHLEKLGIVHENQVPDHQFIADLNQQQPLLAQHYYRLLQNFYSLHYQQPKKGQQVELIKAMKQQLRQLQSINRL